A single region of the Zootoca vivipara chromosome 2, rZooViv1.1, whole genome shotgun sequence genome encodes:
- the LOC118081129 gene encoding zinc finger protein 420-like isoform X5 yields MASEAPFGPSLLKAGVERGATQLPQALLTFEEVAVFFTEEEWALLDPGQRALHKEVMEENFEMVASLGEILIPKSELFSSLETEKYRDVVLHKWRDDGERSQNSEGPSVKCFSVSEHLITNLQTHTGKKPFTCMECGKSFSRNGILTVHRRIHTGEKPYKCMECGKSFSCSGKLPIHQRTHTGEKPFKCMECGKSFSDSGACTKHQRTHTGEKPYKCLECGKNFSEMGALTRHQRIHTGEKPFKCIECGKCFICSGSLSVHQRSHTGEKPYKCIECGKSFSESGKLTRHQQIHTGEKPFKCMCGKCFSDSRALTKHQQTHSGEKPFKCMACGKSFNESSQLTFHLRTHTGEKPFKCMECGKSFSTSGKLTRHQRIHTAGKPFTCMVCGKSFSQSGSLTVHQRTHTGEKPFKCVECGKSFSASGKLTRHQRIHTAEKPFTCMVCGKSFSQSGSLTVHQRTHTGEKPFKCVECGKSFSEGSKLTVHLRIHTGEKPYKCLECGKCFNVTEHLYIHLRTHTGEKPFKCMECGKSFRDRGKLTVHQRIHTGEKPFKCMVCGKSFNRNGILTVHQRTHAEEKPYKCIECGKSFTEGPQLTIHLRTHTGEKPFKCMECGKSFSRKGILTVHQRTHTGEKPYTCMECGKNFGCRGKLTRHQRIHTGVKPYECIECGKSFSEASKLTIHLRTHTGEKPFKCIECGQSFSHNGILTVHLRTHTGEKPYKCMVCGKSFSESGSLTLHQRTHTGDKPYKCLECGKSFICSGKLSVHQQSHTGEKPFKCMECGKCFSESGALTRHQRTHTGEKPFKCLECGKRFSENGTLRKHQQSHREAVV; encoded by the exons ATGGCCTCAGAGGCACCATTTGGACCGTCTCTTCTTAAAGCTGGAGTGGAAAGAGGAGCCACACAGCTTCCTCAG gccctcttgacctttgaggaggtggctgtgttTTTCACGGAGGAAgagtgggctctgctggatccaggccaaagagctctgcataaggaagtcatggaggagaattttgagatggtggcctctctag GAGAGATTCTGATACCAAAGTCCGAGCTCTTCTCCTCGCTTGAGACAGAAAAATACAGAGATGTTGTCCTACACAAATGGAGAG ACGATGGAGAAAGAAGTCAGAATTCTGAAGGGCCATCTGTGAAGTGCTTCAGTGTGAGTGAGCATCTTATCACAAATCtacaaactcacacagggaagAAACCCTTTacatgtatggagtgtggaaagagcttcagtcggaatgGAATTCTTACTGTACATcgacgaattcacacaggggagaaaccatataaatgtatggaatgtggaaagagcttcagttgtagTGGAAAACTTCCTATACACcaacgaactcatacaggggaaaaaccatttaaatgtatggagtgtggaaagagtttcagtgacAGTGGAGCATGTACAAAACATcaacgaacacacacaggggagaaaccatataaatgtttggagtgtggaaagaacttcagtgaaATGGGAGCACTTACAAGACaccaacgaattcacacaggcgagaaaccatttaaatgtatcgAGTGTGGAAAGTGTTTCATTTGTAGTGGAAGCCTTAGTGTACACCAACGAtcacacacgggggagaaaccatataaatgtatcgagtgtgggaagagcttcagtgaaagtggaaaacTTACAAGACATCAAcaaattcacacaggagagaaaccatttaaatgtatgtgtgGAAAGTGTTTCAGTGATAGTAGAGCACTTACAAAACATCAACAGACGCAttcgggagagaaaccatttaaatgtatggcatgtggaaagagcttcaatgaaAGTTCCCAGCTGACTTTCCAtctacgaactcacacaggggagaaaccatttaaatgtatggagtgtggaaagagcttcagtacaagTGGAAAACTTACAagacatcaacgaattcacacagcAGGGAAACCATTTACATGCATGgtatgcggaaagagcttcagtcaaagtggaagccttactgtacatcaaagaactcatacaggggagaaaccatttaaatgtgtggagtgtggaaagagcttcagtgcaaGTGGAAAACTTACAagacatcaacgaattcacacagcAGAGAAACCATTTACATGCATGgtatgcggaaagagcttcagtcaaagtggaagccttactgtacatcaaagaactcatacaggggagaaaccatttaaatgtgtggagtgtggaaagagcttcagtgaaggTTCAAAACTGACCGTCCATCTAAGAATTCACACGGGTgagaaaccatataagtgcttagagtgtggaaagtgcttcaatGTGACTGAACACCTTTATATACATCTACGAACTCACACAGgcgagaaaccatttaaatgtatggagtgcggaaagagcttcagggatAGGGGAAAGCTTACTgtacatcaacgaattcacacaggggagaaaccgttcaAGTGTATGGTGTGTGGCAAGAGTTTCAATCGGAATGGAATTCTTActgtacatcaacgaactcatgcagaagagaaaccatataaatgtatcgagtgtggaaaaagcttcactgAAGGCCCACAACTTACCATACATctccgaactcacacaggggagaaaccatttaaatgtatggagtgtggaaagagcttcagtcggaaagGAATTCTTActgtacatcaacgaactcatacaggggagaaaccgtatacatgtatggagtgtggaaagaacttcggTTGTCGTGGAAAACTTACAAgacatcaacgaattcatacaggggtcaaaccatatgaatgtattgagtgtggaaagagcttcagtgaagcTTCAAAATTGACCATACATctgcgaactcacacaggggagaaaccctttaaatgtatagagtgtggaCAGAGCTTCAGTCACAATGGAATACTTACTGTACATcttcgaactcacacaggggagaaaccatataagtgtatggtttgtggaaagagcttcagtgagagtggaagcCTTACtctacatcaacgaactcatacaggggacaaaccatataaatgtttggagtgtggaaagagcttcatttgcAGTGGGAAACTCAGTGTACACCAACAAagtcacactggggagaaaccatttaaatgtatggagtgtggaaagtgcttcagtgagagtggagctCTTACAagacaccaacgaactcacacaggagagaagccatttaaatgtttggagtgtggaaagcgcTTCAGTGAGAATGGAACTCTTAGAAAACATCAGCAGTCTCACAGAGAAGCAGTTGTTTAA
- the LOC118081129 gene encoding zinc finger protein 420-like isoform X3, producing the protein MASEAPFGPSLLKAGVERGATQLPQALLTFEEVAVFFTEEEWALLDPGQRALHKEVMEENFEMVASLGEILIPKSELFSSLETEKYRDVVLHKWRADDGERSQNSEGPSVKCFSVSEHLITNLQTHTGKKPFTCMECGKSFSRNGILTVHRRIHTGEKPYKCMECGKSFSCSGKLPIHQRTHTGEKPFKCMECGKSFSDSGACTKHQRTHTGEKPYKCLECGKNFSEMGALTRHQRIHTGEKPFKCIECGKCFICSGSLSVHQRSHTGEKPYKCIECGKSFSESGKLTRHQQIHTGEKPFKCMCGKCFSDSRALTKHQQTHSGEKPFKCMACGKSFNESSQLTFHLRTHTGEKPFKCMECGKSFSTSGKLTRHQRIHTAGKPFTCMVCGKSFSQSGSLTVHQRTHTGEKPFKCVECGKSFSASGKLTRHQRIHTAEKPFTCMVCGKSFSQSGSLTVHQRTHTGEKPFKCVECGKSFSEGSKLTVHLRIHTGEKPYKCLECGKCFNVTEHLYIHLRTHTGEKPFKCMECGKSFRDRGKLTVHQRIHTGEKPFKCMVCGKSFNRNGILTVHQRTHAEEKPYKCIECGKSFTEGPQLTIHLRTHTGEKPFKCMECGKSFSRKGILTVHQRTHTGEKPYTCMECGKNFGCRGKLTRHQRIHTGVKPYECIECGKSFSEASKLTIHLRTHTGEKPFKCIECGQSFSHNGILTVHLRTHTGEKPYKCMVCGKSFSESGSLTLHQRTHTGDKPYKCLECGKSFICSGKLSVHQQSHTGEKPFKCMECGKCFSESGALTRHQRTHTGEKPFKCLECGKRFSENGTLRKHQQSHREAVV; encoded by the exons ATGGCCTCAGAGGCACCATTTGGACCGTCTCTTCTTAAAGCTGGAGTGGAAAGAGGAGCCACACAGCTTCCTCAG gccctcttgacctttgaggaggtggctgtgttTTTCACGGAGGAAgagtgggctctgctggatccaggccaaagagctctgcataaggaagtcatggaggagaattttgagatggtggcctctctag GAGAGATTCTGATACCAAAGTCCGAGCTCTTCTCCTCGCTTGAGACAGAAAAATACAGAGATGTTGTCCTACACAAATGGAGAG CAGACGATGGAGAAAGAAGTCAGAATTCTGAAGGGCCATCTGTGAAGTGCTTCAGTGTGAGTGAGCATCTTATCACAAATCtacaaactcacacagggaagAAACCCTTTacatgtatggagtgtggaaagagcttcagtcggaatgGAATTCTTACTGTACATcgacgaattcacacaggggagaaaccatataaatgtatggaatgtggaaagagcttcagttgtagTGGAAAACTTCCTATACACcaacgaactcatacaggggaaaaaccatttaaatgtatggagtgtggaaagagtttcagtgacAGTGGAGCATGTACAAAACATcaacgaacacacacaggggagaaaccatataaatgtttggagtgtggaaagaacttcagtgaaATGGGAGCACTTACAAGACaccaacgaattcacacaggcgagaaaccatttaaatgtatcgAGTGTGGAAAGTGTTTCATTTGTAGTGGAAGCCTTAGTGTACACCAACGAtcacacacgggggagaaaccatataaatgtatcgagtgtgggaagagcttcagtgaaagtggaaaacTTACAAGACATCAAcaaattcacacaggagagaaaccatttaaatgtatgtgtgGAAAGTGTTTCAGTGATAGTAGAGCACTTACAAAACATCAACAGACGCAttcgggagagaaaccatttaaatgtatggcatgtggaaagagcttcaatgaaAGTTCCCAGCTGACTTTCCAtctacgaactcacacaggggagaaaccatttaaatgtatggagtgtggaaagagcttcagtacaagTGGAAAACTTACAagacatcaacgaattcacacagcAGGGAAACCATTTACATGCATGgtatgcggaaagagcttcagtcaaagtggaagccttactgtacatcaaagaactcatacaggggagaaaccatttaaatgtgtggagtgtggaaagagcttcagtgcaaGTGGAAAACTTACAagacatcaacgaattcacacagcAGAGAAACCATTTACATGCATGgtatgcggaaagagcttcagtcaaagtggaagccttactgtacatcaaagaactcatacaggggagaaaccatttaaatgtgtggagtgtggaaagagcttcagtgaaggTTCAAAACTGACCGTCCATCTAAGAATTCACACGGGTgagaaaccatataagtgcttagagtgtggaaagtgcttcaatGTGACTGAACACCTTTATATACATCTACGAACTCACACAGgcgagaaaccatttaaatgtatggagtgcggaaagagcttcagggatAGGGGAAAGCTTACTgtacatcaacgaattcacacaggggagaaaccgttcaAGTGTATGGTGTGTGGCAAGAGTTTCAATCGGAATGGAATTCTTActgtacatcaacgaactcatgcagaagagaaaccatataaatgtatcgagtgtggaaaaagcttcactgAAGGCCCACAACTTACCATACATctccgaactcacacaggggagaaaccatttaaatgtatggagtgtggaaagagcttcagtcggaaagGAATTCTTActgtacatcaacgaactcatacaggggagaaaccgtatacatgtatggagtgtggaaagaacttcggTTGTCGTGGAAAACTTACAAgacatcaacgaattcatacaggggtcaaaccatatgaatgtattgagtgtggaaagagcttcagtgaagcTTCAAAATTGACCATACATctgcgaactcacacaggggagaaaccctttaaatgtatagagtgtggaCAGAGCTTCAGTCACAATGGAATACTTACTGTACATcttcgaactcacacaggggagaaaccatataagtgtatggtttgtggaaagagcttcagtgagagtggaagcCTTACtctacatcaacgaactcatacaggggacaaaccatataaatgtttggagtgtggaaagagcttcatttgcAGTGGGAAACTCAGTGTACACCAACAAagtcacactggggagaaaccatttaaatgtatggagtgtggaaagtgcttcagtgagagtggagctCTTACAagacaccaacgaactcacacaggagagaagccatttaaatgtttggagtgtggaaagcgcTTCAGTGAGAATGGAACTCTTAGAAAACATCAGCAGTCTCACAGAGAAGCAGTTGTTTAA